A genomic window from Pantoea alhagi includes:
- a CDS encoding amino acid ABC transporter substrate-binding protein, translated as MNKTMLSAVLATASLLAIANQAHAGATLDAIKKKGFIQCGISDGLPGFSYADANGKFTGLDVDLCRATAAALFGDATKVKYTPLTAKERFTALQSGEVDILSRNTTWTSSRDGGMGFLFAGVNYYDGIGFLTHNKAGLKSAKELDGATVCIQAGTDTELNVADYFKANKMQYTPVTFDRSDESAKALDSGRCDTLASDQSQLYALRIKLGKPDEFIVLPEVISKEPLGPVVRRGDDDWFTIVKWSFYAMLNAEEMGINSKNVDQMAAKPSTPDMAHLLGSEGDFGKDLKLDNKWAYNIIKQVGNYQESFDRNVGKDSPLKIARGQNALWKDGGIQYAPPVR; from the coding sequence ATGAATAAAACGATGCTTTCCGCTGTGTTAGCTACCGCGTCGCTGCTGGCTATCGCAAATCAGGCTCATGCCGGCGCTACGCTTGACGCCATTAAAAAGAAAGGGTTTATTCAGTGCGGGATTAGCGATGGCCTGCCAGGATTTTCCTATGCTGATGCCAACGGTAAATTTACCGGGCTGGATGTCGATTTGTGCCGGGCCACCGCCGCCGCGCTATTTGGCGACGCAACCAAAGTAAAATATACCCCGCTTACCGCTAAAGAGCGCTTTACTGCCTTGCAATCGGGCGAAGTTGATATTTTATCGCGCAACACCACCTGGACATCCTCACGCGACGGCGGTATGGGCTTCCTGTTTGCTGGCGTCAACTACTATGACGGCATCGGCTTTCTTACCCATAACAAAGCCGGGCTGAAAAGCGCGAAAGAGCTTGATGGCGCCACCGTATGTATCCAGGCCGGGACCGACACCGAGCTAAACGTGGCGGATTACTTTAAAGCGAACAAGATGCAGTACACGCCCGTTACCTTCGATCGCTCCGATGAGTCAGCGAAGGCGCTCGACAGCGGTCGCTGCGATACGCTGGCTTCCGATCAGTCACAGCTCTATGCCTTGCGCATCAAGCTGGGCAAGCCTGACGAATTTATTGTCCTGCCTGAAGTGATTTCAAAAGAACCGCTTGGCCCGGTTGTTCGTCGAGGCGATGATGACTGGTTCACTATCGTAAAATGGTCTTTCTATGCCATGCTGAATGCCGAAGAGATGGGTATTAACTCGAAAAACGTCGACCAAATGGCGGCCAAACCCAGCACGCCGGATATGGCACATTTGCTGGGTTCAGAAGGCGATTTCGGTAAGGATCTGAAGCTGGATAATAAATGGGCTTATAACATCATCAAGCAGGTCGGCAACTATCAGGAGAGTTTCGATCGCAACGTAGGTAAAGATAGCCCGCTTAAAATAGCGCGTGGGCAAAACGCGCTCTGGAAAGATGGCGGCATCCAGTACGCACCTCCCGTACGTTAA
- a CDS encoding amino acid ABC transporter permease, producing the protein MSQRPTVKRDFSFSNPAVRAWLYQIFAVVAVFAVVGYLIHNTVLNLANRGITSGFGFLERSAGFGIVQHLIEYSDGDTYARVFLVGLTNTLLVSALCIVFASVLGFFIGLARLSDNWLLRKISTFYIETFRNIPPLLQIFFWYFAVLRNLPGPRQALNALDLAFISNRGLYIPWPEYAPGTWPFIVALLLATIATVALFRFNRNYQLKTGRLRRTWPAAVAMLVILPLIAHLLFGAAMHWDIPALRGFNFRGGFVLIPELAALTLALSIYTSSFIAEVIRSGIESVPHGQHEAAMSLGLPNPVSLRQVILPQAMRVIIPPLTSQYLNIVKNSSLAAAIGYPDMVSLFAGTVLNQTGQAIETIAMTMAVYLTISLLISLLMNIYNRKIALVER; encoded by the coding sequence ATGTCTCAACGCCCAACCGTGAAAAGGGACTTTTCATTCTCTAATCCTGCGGTTCGCGCCTGGCTTTACCAGATTTTCGCCGTTGTCGCCGTTTTCGCCGTAGTGGGATACCTCATCCATAATACCGTTCTCAATCTGGCCAACCGGGGCATTACCTCCGGCTTCGGCTTCCTGGAACGCAGCGCTGGCTTCGGGATTGTTCAGCACCTTATCGAGTATTCTGATGGTGATACCTATGCGCGTGTTTTTCTGGTTGGCTTAACCAATACGCTGCTGGTCTCTGCGCTTTGTATTGTTTTTGCTTCCGTACTGGGCTTTTTTATCGGCCTGGCGCGCCTTTCTGATAATTGGCTGCTGCGTAAAATCTCAACCTTCTATATCGAAACCTTCCGTAATATTCCGCCGCTGCTGCAAATATTCTTCTGGTACTTCGCCGTGCTGCGAAATTTGCCCGGGCCCAGACAGGCGCTGAATGCTTTAGATCTGGCGTTTATCAGTAATCGCGGGCTTTATATTCCCTGGCCGGAGTATGCTCCAGGGACGTGGCCTTTTATCGTTGCCCTGCTGTTGGCCACTATCGCTACCGTTGCCCTGTTTCGTTTTAATCGCAACTATCAGCTGAAAACCGGCAGGCTACGCCGCACCTGGCCCGCAGCTGTGGCAATGCTGGTTATTTTACCGCTGATCGCCCATTTGCTGTTCGGCGCGGCGATGCACTGGGATATTCCTGCACTGCGTGGTTTTAACTTTCGTGGCGGTTTTGTATTGATACCTGAACTGGCTGCGCTCACCCTGGCGCTCTCTATTTATACCTCTTCGTTTATCGCCGAGGTGATCCGTTCAGGCATTGAGTCAGTACCGCATGGACAACATGAAGCTGCCATGTCGTTGGGTTTGCCTAATCCGGTTAGCTTGCGACAGGTCATCCTTCCGCAGGCGATGCGGGTCATTATTCCACCGCTAACCAGCCAGTATCTGAATATCGTAAAAAACTCCTCGCTGGCGGCTGCCATCGGCTATCCCGATATGGTTTCGCTGTTTGCCGGCACGGTTCTTAACCAGACCGGCCAGGCAATAGAGACGATTGCCATGACGATGGCGGTTTATCTGACAATCAGCCTGTTGATCTCGCTGCTTATGAACATCTACAACCGCAAAATCGCTCTGGTTGAACGTTAA
- a CDS encoding amino acid ABC transporter permease, whose product MTVTTHDPSPVPTNVVMRMSRWAHKNLFSSWFNTLLTLLCLWIIWSVIPPALNWLIFQANWFGESRADCTKEGACWVFIHARFGQFMYGLYPHELRWRINITLIIGLLSLIPMFIRRMPRRGRYIAVWAMVFPLFVWLMLYGGLFGLERVETRQWGGLTLTLIIAAVGIAGALPLGILLALGRRSTLPVVRALSVIFIEFWRGVPLITVLFMSSVMLPLFMAEGTSIDKLVRALVGVILFQSAYVAEVVRGGLQALPKGQTEAAESLALGYWKTQLLIILPQALKLTIPGLVNTIIALFKDTSLVIIIGLFDLFSSVQQATVDPAWLGMSTEGYVFAALVYWIFCFGMSRYSQHLENRFNTGRKAH is encoded by the coding sequence ATGACAGTAACCACACACGATCCGTCTCCCGTCCCGACAAATGTTGTTATGCGCATGTCGCGTTGGGCACATAAAAATCTGTTTTCCAGCTGGTTCAATACGCTGCTGACTTTGCTCTGCTTATGGATTATATGGAGCGTTATTCCGCCTGCGCTGAACTGGTTGATTTTCCAGGCTAACTGGTTTGGCGAAAGCCGTGCCGACTGTACAAAAGAAGGGGCATGCTGGGTATTTATTCACGCCCGTTTTGGCCAGTTTATGTATGGGCTTTATCCGCATGAACTGCGCTGGCGTATCAATATTACATTAATCATCGGGCTGCTTTCTCTTATACCGATGTTTATCAGGCGGATGCCACGCCGTGGTCGCTATATTGCCGTCTGGGCTATGGTATTTCCCCTTTTTGTCTGGCTGATGCTCTATGGCGGTCTGTTTGGCCTTGAGCGCGTAGAAACGCGTCAATGGGGTGGTTTAACGCTGACGTTGATTATTGCAGCTGTTGGGATTGCCGGCGCTTTACCGCTGGGCATTTTACTGGCTCTGGGACGCCGCTCCACCCTGCCGGTGGTACGGGCACTGTCAGTGATTTTCATTGAGTTCTGGCGCGGCGTGCCCCTGATTACCGTACTGTTTATGTCATCCGTTATGCTGCCGCTGTTTATGGCTGAGGGAACATCGATAGATAAGCTGGTACGGGCCCTGGTGGGCGTTATTCTCTTTCAGTCGGCCTATGTTGCAGAAGTGGTACGCGGCGGATTACAGGCGTTGCCAAAAGGACAAACTGAAGCGGCGGAATCTTTGGCGCTCGGCTACTGGAAAACCCAACTGTTAATTATTCTTCCTCAGGCCCTCAAACTCACCATCCCTGGCCTGGTCAATACCATTATCGCCCTGTTCAAAGATACCAGTCTGGTCATCATTATCGGTCTGTTTGATCTGTTCAGTAGCGTACAGCAGGCTACTGTCGATCCAGCCTGGCTCGGTATGTCGACTGAAGGCTACGTTTTTGCTGCGCTGGTTTACTGGATCTTTTGCTTCGGTATGTCACGTTACAGTCAGCACCTTGAGAACCGTTTTAACACCGGGCGTAAAGCACATTAA
- a CDS encoding amino acid ABC transporter ATP-binding protein, with amino-acid sequence MKPVTHSADTMITLENVNKWYGQFHVLKNINLTVKPRERIVLCGPSGSGKSTTIRCINHLEEHQQGRIIVDGIHLNNDLRNIEKVRTEVGMVFQHFNLFPHLTVLQNCTLAPIWVRKTPKKEAEALAMHYLERVRIAEHAHKFPGQISGGQQQRVAIARSLCMKPKIMLFDEPTSALDPEMVKEVLDTMIGLAEDGMTMLCVTHEMGFARTVADRVIFMDRGEIVEQAPPEEFFAHPKSERTRMFLSQVIH; translated from the coding sequence ATGAAACCTGTGACTCATTCTGCAGATACAATGATTACGCTTGAAAATGTGAACAAGTGGTACGGGCAGTTTCATGTGCTGAAAAATATTAATCTTACGGTAAAACCGCGTGAACGTATCGTGCTGTGCGGCCCTTCCGGCTCCGGAAAATCAACGACAATCCGCTGCATTAATCATCTTGAAGAGCATCAGCAGGGACGAATCATTGTGGATGGCATTCATTTAAATAACGACCTGCGCAATATTGAAAAAGTCCGTACTGAAGTCGGCATGGTATTCCAGCATTTTAATCTTTTCCCGCACCTGACAGTGCTGCAGAACTGTACCCTTGCGCCAATCTGGGTGCGAAAGACGCCCAAAAAAGAGGCTGAGGCGTTGGCGATGCATTACCTGGAGCGGGTTCGTATCGCTGAACATGCTCATAAATTTCCCGGACAGATTTCTGGCGGTCAGCAGCAGCGGGTAGCGATTGCTCGTTCACTTTGTATGAAGCCTAAAATTATGCTGTTCGATGAGCCGACATCAGCGCTTGATCCTGAAATGGTAAAAGAGGTTTTGGATACCATGATTGGTCTGGCAGAAGATGGTATGACGATGCTTTGCGTTACGCATGAGATGGGCTTTGCCCGTACCGTAGCCGATCGGGTGATCTTTATGGATCGCGGGGAGATTGTAGAACAGGCACCCCCTGAAGAATTCTTCGCGCATCCTAAATCAGAGCGTACGCGTATGTTTTTATCGCAGGTTATTCATTAA
- a CDS encoding gamma carbonic anhydrase family protein: MTTALRPYKHFFPRTGNRVMVDATSVVVGDVTLEDDVSIWPLVAIRGDVNSVVIGKRSNIQDGSVLHVTHKSAARPEGFPLIIGEDVTVGHKAMLHGCTIGNRVLVGMGSILLDGVIVEDDVMIGAGSLVPPGKRLEKGYLYLGSPVKQIRPLNEKEIEGLRYSANNYVTWKDDYLDQESQIQPSSSSL, encoded by the coding sequence ATGACTACTGCTTTACGTCCTTATAAGCATTTTTTTCCCCGTACAGGTAATCGTGTGATGGTTGATGCCACCAGCGTAGTCGTTGGTGATGTAACGCTGGAAGATGATGTCAGTATCTGGCCATTAGTGGCGATACGGGGAGATGTGAATAGCGTGGTTATCGGTAAACGCAGCAATATTCAGGATGGCAGCGTTTTACATGTGACGCATAAATCAGCCGCACGTCCGGAAGGCTTTCCTCTTATCATCGGAGAAGATGTGACGGTCGGTCACAAAGCGATGTTGCATGGCTGCACTATTGGCAACCGTGTGCTGGTTGGCATGGGTTCGATTCTTTTAGATGGTGTGATAGTAGAAGATGACGTGATGATCGGCGCAGGCAGCCTGGTCCCGCCAGGTAAGCGACTCGAAAAAGGCTACCTCTATCTTGGCAGCCCGGTTAAACAAATCCGCCCGCTAAATGAAAAAGAGATCGAAGGGTTACGCTATTCCGCAAACAATTATGTCACCTGGAAAGATGACTATCTGGATCAGGAAAGCCAGATCCAGCCCTCATCATCTTCTTTATGA
- a CDS encoding DUF1488 domain-containing protein produces MNQAIQFPDREEWNETRRAVCFPAMVNGFQLTCAIKGELLCQRFGKGEPLDLFRANRWDLEDQAQELIEAHKEDDEGWIWLS; encoded by the coding sequence ATGAATCAGGCGATTCAGTTTCCCGACAGAGAAGAGTGGAATGAGACACGCCGGGCCGTCTGTTTTCCCGCCATGGTGAACGGCTTTCAATTAACCTGTGCAATTAAAGGGGAGCTACTTTGCCAGCGGTTCGGCAAAGGCGAACCGCTGGATCTTTTCCGTGCTAACCGCTGGGATCTGGAAGATCAGGCGCAAGAGCTAATAGAAGCTCATAAAGAAGATGATGAGGGCTGGATCTGGCTTTCCTGA
- the aroE gene encoding shikimate dehydrogenase, with protein MDNFVVIGNPIAHSKSPLIHHEFAKQTGIEHRYGRLLAPLDSFAASLHDFLRQGGKGANVTLPFKQQAYELADVLTERAALAGAVNTLYMRQDGKLVGDNTDGIGLLSDLERLSFIKPGDNILLVGAGGAARGVILPLLSFGCSLTLTNRTPARANELAAIFAHTGEIEALAMTELAGKKFDLIINATSSGVDGAVPALPASLITPGTRCYDMFYQQAATPFLNWCQHAGATATADGIGMLVGQAAHAFLLWHGILPDVAPVLSRLQAELAS; from the coding sequence ATGGATAACTTCGTGGTTATTGGCAACCCGATTGCTCACAGCAAGTCGCCTTTGATCCACCATGAATTTGCGAAACAGACGGGCATTGAGCATCGTTATGGGAGATTGCTCGCACCGCTCGATAGCTTTGCTGCAAGTTTGCATGACTTCTTACGCCAGGGCGGGAAGGGAGCCAATGTGACGTTACCGTTTAAGCAGCAGGCTTATGAGCTTGCTGATGTGCTAACGGAGCGGGCAGCGTTGGCGGGGGCCGTCAATACCTTATACATGCGTCAGGATGGAAAATTAGTGGGAGATAATACTGACGGGATCGGTTTATTGAGCGATCTGGAACGATTATCTTTTATTAAGCCTGGCGATAATATTCTGTTAGTGGGCGCTGGCGGCGCGGCGCGCGGCGTCATTTTGCCCTTGCTTTCCTTTGGATGCTCTCTGACATTAACAAATCGCACTCCAGCACGAGCCAACGAGCTGGCCGCTATTTTTGCACATACCGGCGAAATTGAAGCGTTAGCCATGACGGAGTTGGCAGGCAAAAAGTTTGATCTGATTATCAATGCTACCTCCAGTGGCGTTGATGGTGCTGTCCCGGCGCTGCCCGCTTCACTCATTACTCCCGGCACGCGCTGCTACGATATGTTTTATCAGCAGGCAGCGACACCTTTCCTGAACTGGTGTCAGCACGCAGGCGCAACGGCTACGGCAGATGGAATAGGCATGTTGGTGGGGCAGGCGGCACATGCTTTCCTGCTTTGGCATGGCATATTACCGGACGTCGCGCCAGTACTGAGTCGCTTGCAGGCGGAGTTGGCATCATGA
- the tsaC gene encoding L-threonylcarbamoyladenylate synthase type 1 TsaC, producing the protein MNKEIIPGTVGWCVEQLQQQAVIAYPTEAVFGLGCDPDSEEAVMQLLAFKQRPVEKGLILIAADYQQLMPYIADHELSVTQREKMFASWPGPVTWVLPALPHTPRWLTGRFDTLAVRVSDHPAVQELCRQFGKPLVSTSANLSGQPPCRNVTEVVQQFGDSFPVLQGETGGRLNPSEIRDIISGDIIRQG; encoded by the coding sequence GTGAATAAAGAAATCATTCCCGGAACAGTTGGCTGGTGTGTTGAACAACTTCAGCAGCAAGCGGTTATTGCCTATCCCACAGAGGCGGTATTTGGTCTGGGTTGCGATCCGGACAGTGAAGAAGCCGTTATGCAGTTACTGGCGTTCAAGCAGCGTCCGGTAGAGAAAGGGTTAATTTTAATTGCCGCTGATTATCAGCAGCTTATGCCCTATATTGCCGACCATGAACTTTCTGTCACGCAGCGCGAAAAAATGTTTGCCTCCTGGCCTGGCCCGGTAACCTGGGTATTGCCAGCGCTACCGCATACGCCACGCTGGTTAACAGGGCGTTTCGATACGCTGGCGGTACGGGTCAGCGATCATCCTGCAGTACAGGAACTTTGCCGTCAGTTTGGTAAACCTCTGGTTTCAACCAGTGCTAACCTGAGCGGCCAGCCTCCTTGCCGTAACGTTACAGAAGTTGTGCAGCAGTTTGGCGATAGTTTTCCTGTATTACAGGGTGAAACCGGTGGCCGGCTTAATCCTTCTGAGATTCGCGATATTATCAGCGGCGATATTATTCGTCAGGGATAG
- a CDS encoding type I DNA topoisomerase, which yields MSKPALFTVRKHESCPTCGANLVIRSGKHGPFLGCSHYPECDYVRPLKNQTDGHIVKVLEGQHCPLCQADLVLRQGRYGMFIGCSRYPECEHTEVIDRPDETSIACPQCEQGHLVQRRSRFGKSFHACDRYPDCQFAVNFTPKEGTCLYCHFPLLIEKKTAQGLKRFCASKACGKPVDAGNRSE from the coding sequence ATGAGTAAACCAGCACTTTTCACAGTGCGAAAACATGAATCCTGCCCCACCTGTGGGGCAAATCTTGTTATTCGCTCCGGAAAGCATGGTCCTTTTCTTGGCTGTTCACATTACCCAGAGTGTGACTATGTCCGCCCCCTGAAAAATCAGACGGATGGGCATATTGTTAAAGTTCTGGAAGGGCAACACTGTCCGCTGTGCCAGGCTGATCTGGTATTACGGCAGGGGCGTTATGGCATGTTTATCGGCTGTAGCCGCTATCCTGAATGTGAGCATACTGAAGTGATCGATCGCCCAGATGAAACCTCTATTGCTTGCCCACAGTGCGAGCAAGGGCATCTGGTACAACGGCGTTCGCGTTTTGGTAAGAGTTTTCACGCCTGCGATCGTTATCCTGATTGCCAGTTTGCAGTGAATTTCACGCCAAAAGAGGGAACGTGCCTGTATTGTCATTTCCCCTTATTAATCGAAAAAAAGACAGCACAAGGTTTGAAACGTTTTTGCGCCAGCAAAGCGTGCGGTAAACCCGTTGATGCAGGAAACAGAAGTGAATAA
- the smg gene encoding DUF494 family protein Smg — MFDVLMYLFETYIHSEAEMRVDQDKLTDDLADAGFHRDDINNALNWLEKLADYQDGLVAPILLTTDPLSMRIYTEEESQRLDASCRGFILFLEQIQVLNLETREMVIERVMALDTFEFDLDDLKWVVLMVLFNIPGCENAYQQMEELLFDVNEGMLH, encoded by the coding sequence ATGTTCGACGTACTAATGTACTTGTTTGAAACTTATATCCACAGCGAAGCAGAGATGCGCGTTGACCAGGATAAACTGACTGATGATCTGGCTGATGCTGGTTTTCATCGTGACGATATCAATAATGCGTTGAACTGGTTGGAAAAATTAGCAGACTATCAGGACGGGCTTGTCGCTCCGATACTGCTTACCACCGATCCGCTCTCAATGCGTATCTATACAGAGGAAGAGAGTCAGCGCCTTGATGCCAGCTGCCGCGGCTTCATTCTGTTTCTGGAGCAGATTCAGGTTTTGAACCTGGAGACGCGTGAGATGGTTATCGAACGGGTTATGGCCCTGGATACGTTTGAATTTGATCTGGATGATCTTAAATGGGTGGTGCTGATGGTGCTGTTCAACATTCCAGGATGTGAAAATGCTTATCAGCAAATGGAAGAGTTACTTTTCGACGTCAATGAAGGAATGCTGCACTGA
- the dprA gene encoding DNA-protecting protein DprA yields the protein MTSEEVWLRLMNVKGLCGEKMLRAAKLLSHGGHNEPQNYIAAGFDAIQIEAFQSVPEPVLEQAVRWLEQPDHHLITAEDALFPPLLKNVARYPAVLMLRGDPHLLATPQLAVVGSRNASHYGRQWGDYFTQILAASGLTITSGLARGIDAVAHRAALTVKGKTVAVLGSGLEQLYPANHQRLADEIVMAGGALVSEFPLNTLPHAYNFPRRNRIISGLSLGVLVVEASLKSGSLVTARYALEQNREVYALPGPLGSDVSAGGHWLIQQGALLVAHPNNILEQINSELQWLPLSAQNTINSSDNADGPLPFAEVLANVGDEVTPVDVVAERAGQPVPAIIAKLLELELAGWIAAVPGGYVRLRRACHVRRTNVLV from the coding sequence ATGACTTCAGAAGAAGTGTGGTTACGCCTGATGAACGTAAAAGGGCTGTGCGGCGAAAAAATGCTAAGAGCCGCAAAATTGTTAAGTCACGGCGGCCATAACGAACCGCAAAATTATATCGCAGCAGGCTTCGACGCCATACAGATTGAGGCGTTTCAGTCAGTGCCCGAACCCGTTCTCGAACAGGCAGTGCGTTGGCTTGAACAGCCGGATCATCATCTCATTACGGCTGAGGATGCCTTGTTCCCGCCCCTGTTAAAAAACGTTGCGCGCTATCCCGCAGTCTTAATGCTGCGCGGCGATCCGCATCTCCTTGCTACACCACAGCTGGCAGTAGTGGGTAGCCGCAACGCTTCACATTATGGTCGGCAATGGGGGGATTATTTTACTCAAATCCTGGCCGCAAGCGGGCTGACCATCACCAGCGGTCTGGCACGCGGAATTGATGCCGTAGCCCATCGCGCCGCCTTAACGGTAAAAGGCAAAACGGTCGCTGTGCTGGGAAGCGGACTGGAACAACTGTATCCGGCTAATCATCAACGACTCGCGGATGAGATTGTTATGGCTGGTGGCGCGCTGGTGTCCGAGTTTCCGCTGAATACCCTACCGCATGCGTATAACTTTCCACGTCGTAACCGTATCATCAGCGGCCTTAGCCTGGGCGTTCTGGTGGTTGAGGCTTCACTTAAGAGTGGCTCGTTGGTTACGGCACGCTATGCGCTGGAGCAAAACAGGGAGGTTTATGCCTTGCCAGGCCCCCTGGGAAGTGACGTTAGCGCGGGAGGGCACTGGCTTATTCAGCAGGGTGCGTTATTAGTGGCCCATCCCAATAATATTCTTGAACAGATCAACAGTGAGCTACAGTGGCTACCGCTTTCCGCGCAGAATACAATTAATTCTTCAGACAATGCTGATGGTCCATTGCCATTTGCCGAGGTGTTGGCTAACGTAGGAGATGAGGTTACACCTGTTGACGTCGTCGCTGAACGTGCCGGCCAACCTGTGCCAGCCATCATAGCTAAACTGCTTGAGCTGGAGTTAGCAGGATGGATCGCAGCTGTACCCGGCGGCTATGTCCGATTGAGGAGGGCATGCCATGTTCGACGTACTAATGTACTTGTTTGA
- the def gene encoding peptide deformylase: MSVLQVLHYPDDRLRIVAKPVAKVDAEIQRIVDDMFETMYAEEGIGLAATQVDIHQRIIVIDVSENRDERLVLINPELLEESGETGIEEGCLSIPEQRALVPRSERVKIRALDREGNTFELEADGLLAICIQHEMDHLVGKLFIDYLSPLKRQRIRQKLEKLARLNTRAS, encoded by the coding sequence ATGTCAGTTTTACAAGTATTACATTATCCCGACGATCGTCTGCGCATTGTCGCGAAACCGGTCGCAAAAGTGGATGCGGAAATCCAGCGCATTGTCGATGATATGTTCGAGACGATGTACGCTGAGGAAGGTATTGGCCTGGCAGCTACGCAGGTAGACATCCACCAGCGTATTATTGTTATTGACGTCTCCGAAAATCGTGATGAGCGTCTGGTGCTGATTAACCCTGAACTGCTGGAAGAAAGTGGTGAAACAGGCATTGAGGAAGGCTGCCTTTCTATTCCTGAACAGCGTGCGCTGGTTCCTCGTTCAGAGCGGGTAAAAATTCGCGCGCTGGATCGTGAAGGCAACACATTTGAACTGGAAGCGGATGGCCTGTTGGCAATTTGCATTCAGCATGAAATGGATCACCTGGTCGGGAAGCTGTTTATCGATTATCTCTCCCCGTTAAAACGCCAGCGTATTCGCCAAAAACTGGAAAAGCTGGCTCGCCTTAATACCCGAGCCTCCTGA
- the fmt gene encoding methionyl-tRNA formyltransferase has translation MSESLKIIFAGTPDFAARHLAALLTSEHQVVGVFTQPDRPAGRGNKLTPSPVKLLAQQHHLPVFQPKSLRPAESQQLVADLQADVMVVVAYGLILPQAVLDMPRLGCINVHGSLLPRWRGAAPIQRSLWAGDSETGVTIMQMDIGLDTGAMLLKLACPITAADTSATLYSRLAELGPQGLLETLTHLSQGSAQPQPQDEALATYAEKLSKEEAQLDWSLSAAQLERCIRAFNPWPVSYFYIEEQPVKVWQASVLPHQAGYQPGEIVQADKNGIQVATAEGILNIQILQPAGKKAMSAQDILNSRREWFTPGTRLA, from the coding sequence GTGTCCGAATCACTAAAAATAATTTTTGCCGGCACCCCTGACTTTGCAGCGCGTCATCTTGCCGCGTTGCTTACGTCTGAGCATCAGGTAGTGGGTGTTTTTACCCAACCCGATCGCCCTGCCGGACGCGGTAATAAACTCACGCCCAGCCCGGTTAAGCTCCTGGCTCAGCAACATCATCTTCCGGTATTCCAGCCGAAATCGCTCCGCCCGGCAGAAAGTCAGCAGCTTGTGGCCGATTTGCAGGCGGATGTGATGGTGGTGGTCGCCTATGGCTTGATCCTGCCGCAGGCGGTACTGGATATGCCACGCCTCGGCTGTATTAATGTTCATGGTTCTCTGCTTCCTCGCTGGCGCGGCGCGGCGCCCATTCAGCGTTCGCTTTGGGCTGGCGACAGCGAGACCGGCGTCACCATTATGCAAATGGATATTGGCCTGGATACCGGTGCTATGCTGCTGAAACTGGCATGCCCTATCACCGCTGCGGATACCAGCGCAACGCTGTATAGCCGGCTGGCGGAATTAGGCCCGCAAGGATTACTGGAAACGCTGACGCATTTAAGTCAGGGTAGCGCGCAGCCACAACCGCAGGATGAGGCTCTTGCCACTTACGCAGAGAAGCTCAGTAAAGAAGAAGCTCAGCTCGACTGGTCTCTTTCAGCCGCTCAGCTTGAACGCTGTATCCGCGCGTTTAATCCCTGGCCTGTTAGCTATTTTTACATTGAAGAGCAGCCGGTGAAGGTATGGCAGGCCAGCGTACTGCCGCATCAGGCGGGTTATCAGCCAGGCGAAATTGTACAGGCTGATAAAAATGGCATTCAGGTTGCCACCGCTGAAGGCATCTTAAATATCCAAATCCTGCAGCCTGCAGGTAAAAAAGCCATGTCGGCCCAGGATATCCTGAACTCACGCCGCGAGTGGTTTACGCCAGGAACGCGCCTCGCCTGA